A window of Daucus carota subsp. sativus chromosome 2, DH1 v3.0, whole genome shotgun sequence genomic DNA:
TTTGAGGATAACCGTCTTACCAGTCGTTGTTGGTGGAAATTGCCTAATCCTGATGttcattttctattttttcGAGTACTTGCAGTGTGCCAGACTGCGATTCCTGAGGAGAATCATGAAACAGGGGAATACAACTACGAAGCAGAGTCCCCTGATGAAGGAGCCTTTCTGGTTGCAGCAAGAGAATTCGGGTTTGAGTTTATCAAAAGAACTCAAGGAAGCGTAACTGTGCGTGAGGCAGATCCTTCTTCTCCAGAACCAGTGGAACGAGATTTCAAGATTCTCAATATCTTGGAATTTACAAGTAAAAGAAAGCGAATGACTGTCATTGTTCGTGATGACAAGGAAGAGATTTTTCTGTTCTGCAAAGGTGCAGACACAATTATTTTTGATAGATTGTCAGACAAGGGAAGAACATATGAAAAGGCTACAACAAAACATCTAAATGACTATGGTGAAGGTGGCCTACGTACACTCGTTTTTGCGTATAAAAAGCTGGATGAGGATGAATATAGATCCTGGAATAGTGAGTTTCAGAAAGCAAAGAACTCGGTATCAAGCGACAGGGATGATGTGCTCGAGGACTTATCTGACAAAATGGAGAGAGAGCTTATTCTTGTTGGTGCTAGTGCAGTGGAGGACAAACTTCAGCAAGGAGTTCCTCAATGTATTGATAGTCTCGCGCAAGCAGGTCTCAAGATATGGGTGTTGACAGGGGACAAAATGGAAACTGCAATCAACATAGGATTTTCATGCAGCCTGTTAAGGCAAGGAATGCATCAGATTTGTATATCTACCAAAGACATGCTTGCTAATGAATCAGTGCAAAACACAAAGTCTGATATTTTGATGCAAATTACAGACGGTAGTCGTATGATGAAGGAAGAAACAGACCCAGATGCTGCATATGCTTTGATTATAGATGGGAAAGCTCTGACTTATGCTTTAGATGAGGAATTGAAGACTCAATTCTTAAAATTAGCAGTTGCTTGTGCATCAGTCATATGCTGTAGGGTGTCTCCGAAGCAGAAAGCCCTTGTGGTTAGATTGGTAAAAGAAGGGACAGGAAAGACAACCTTGGCAATAGGTGATGGCGCGAATGATGTGGGAATGATTCAAGAAGCTGATATAGGCATTGGGATCAGCGGAGTCGAAGGAATGCAAGCAGTGATGTCAAGTGATTTTGCTATTGCACAGTTTAGATATCTGGAGAGACTTCTTGTGGTCCATGGTCACTGGTTCTACAAGAGAATTGCTCAAATGATCTGTTACTTCTTCTATAAGAATATAGCATTCGGCCTCACACTCTTCTACTACGAAATCTGCACCGCCTTTTCTGGTAATTCAGTTTATGATGATTGGTACATGATTCTTTATAATGTTGCAGTTACATCATTGCCTGTTATGTCACTTGGAGTCCTGGAACAAGATGTCTCCTCCGAAATTTGCTTAGAATTTCCAGCATTATATCAGCAAGGCCCTAAAAACTTGTTCTTCGGATGGTACAGAATAATTGGGTGGATGTGTAATGGAGTCTATACATCTGTAGTCATATTCTGTCTCAccatcttcattttctctgaTCCTCCCTATCGCAGTGAAGGACAGACACCCGATATGAGTATCGTCGGTGCAACTATGTTTACTTGCATTGTCTGTGCAGTCAACACCCAGATTGCCTTACTGCTCAGCCACTTCACCTGGATCCAGCATTGCTTTATATGGGGAAGTATTGTGGTTTGGTTCAGTTTTCTTATAATCTACGGGGTAATTCTACCTGAAACTTCAACAGGGTCTTATCAAGTCTTTACAGAAACTCTTGCACCCACACCCCTATTCTGGATGACCATTCTTTTAGTCGTCATGGCAAGCGTAATTCCCTATTTCATACATGCCTCATTGCTAAGATCTTTCCAGCCAGAGGATCATCAcatcattcaagaaatcaagtACTTAAAGAAAGATGTTCTTGATCGACGTATGTGGAGAAGAGAAAGGCGAAAAGGAAGACATACCGCCAAGATTGGGTTCAGTGCAAGAGTTGATGCAAAGATAAGGCAGTTGAAAGGTAGGATCCAGAAGAAAGGCGCGCATCTGGCTCCCCAAGAGATGCTTTGAAATAAATACAACTGTAATTTCATACTCAGCAGTCTAAATTCTTTGTATGATTAGGAGGTACTTTTACCAGGAGATTAAGGTTGtatcatgtatataattatacaagTACAGAGATTTAAGTTTATCTAATAGATTTGCAGTTGACATAATGACATTATTGGCACCAGAATCTTATGTATAAGCCAAAAATCACACCAAATTCTAACGTATTCATTACTTTCTCTAGCAGAGAGATCCATAATATTGTCCTTTGCAGTTTAATAAAATTCTGGTTTTTTTCATGGATCAGTTGTGCCCAGAGAACAGTCAATATATCTGCAACATCCCCAGAAGACTCTAATCACATCTCTTTC
This region includes:
- the LOC108208299 gene encoding probable phospholipid-transporting ATPase 4 → MGHGKIRARLRSSLYTFSCTNAPKKSVEFDELQGPGFSRVVMCNQPLLYKYRNNSTSTTKYNALTFLPIALFEQFNRVANIYFLIAAILSVTPYGPYNPISAIAPLAFVVGLSMVKELLEDWQRMLQDWKVNMRPALVYNANGSFETQPWKKIKVGDVVKVEKDTFFPADLLLLSSNYDDGICYVETMNLDGETNLKVKRAMDVTLDLDNDASFQDFKATIKCEDPNPSLYTFVGNFEYDKKIYPIDPSQILLRDSKLRNTSYVYGVVIFTGHDTKVMQNSTRSPSKRSRIERKMDKIIYILFSVLVVVSLVSSSGFAYMTKYKMPDWWYLHAPDNKDLYNPDKPTVSGFYHLITALILYGYLIPISLYVSIEIVKVLQASFINQDMHMYHEETETPALARTSNLNEELGQVDTILSDKTGTLTCNQMDFLKCSIAGIPYGQGASEVEAAAVRKMSMDLDAEDFDHFSSEDSTYEEEVELETVVTSNDQDHKRRIKGFSFEDNRLTSRCWWKLPNPDVHFLFFRVLAVCQTAIPEENHETGEYNYEAESPDEGAFLVAAREFGFEFIKRTQGSVTVREADPSSPEPVERDFKILNILEFTSKRKRMTVIVRDDKEEIFLFCKGADTIIFDRLSDKGRTYEKATTKHLNDYGEGGLRTLVFAYKKLDEDEYRSWNSEFQKAKNSVSSDRDDVLEDLSDKMERELILVGASAVEDKLQQGVPQCIDSLAQAGLKIWVLTGDKMETAINIGFSCSLLRQGMHQICISTKDMLANESVQNTKSDILMQITDGSRMMKEETDPDAAYALIIDGKALTYALDEELKTQFLKLAVACASVICCRVSPKQKALVVRLVKEGTGKTTLAIGDGANDVGMIQEADIGIGISGVEGMQAVMSSDFAIAQFRYLERLLVVHGHWFYKRIAQMICYFFYKNIAFGLTLFYYEICTAFSGNSVYDDWYMILYNVAVTSLPVMSLGVLEQDVSSEICLEFPALYQQGPKNLFFGWYRIIGWMCNGVYTSVVIFCLTIFIFSDPPYRSEGQTPDMSIVGATMFTCIVCAVNTQIALLLSHFTWIQHCFIWGSIVVWFSFLIIYGVILPETSTGSYQVFTETLAPTPLFWMTILLVVMASVIPYFIHASLLRSFQPEDHHIIQEIKYLKKDVLDRRMWRRERRKGRHTAKIGFSARVDAKIRQLKGRIQKKGAHLAPQEML